From the Aerococcus viridans genome, the window ATAAAAGATTTCATAAGGTGTTTTCCAATTCAAACATTTTTTGGGACGTGTATTTAATTTCGTTGCCCAACCTTGTATCTCTTCATCAGTTGCATCTGTCAAATCAACACCTTTCGGTGAGTACTCTCTAAGGAGTCCATTTGTATTCTCATTAGATCCTCTTTGCCAAGGGGCATGAGGATCTGGAAAATAAATTTGCGTATTATTTAATTCCTCAGTCAATCGGGCGTGTTGACTGAATTCTTTACCACGGTCAGGTGTAATGGTTTTACAAAAATCAGAATCAATACCTTGTAGTAATTTAATCATTTGGTCAACTACCGGCTTAGAAGCTTTCTTCTCAGATTTACCGATTAGTAATAACCTAGATTTTCTATCAACTAGCGTTACTAAGCACGCTTTACCAGTTTGACCTGCAACTGTATCTGCTTCCCAATGACCAATCTCAGTTCGTTCATTAGCGCTATCAGGTCGTTCATGAATCGTATTGGAGATAGGGATCTTTCCTCTTCTCTCTACGTGATTTTTAGAATGGCGTGTTTTACCTCTGTGTCTTAATTTACGGATAGCGCCTCGATTACCGGTTGATAAACCAGGCTCATCGAAGTCGCCACGATAAATTGCACGATAGATAGTATTATAACTGATTTTATTTTTGGCATTTTCAAGGTTCAAACGACCAGAAATTTGTTCTGGAGACCATTGTTCGTTGAGAAATAGTCGTTTGACCAACTGGAAAATAGAGTCTTTATCTAGCGTGCGATGTCTGCCACATAGTTGTTTTCTACGTTTATACTCTCCATGAGCAGTTGACGGTGAATAACTGCCATCCTTGTTTGAATTACGATGTAATTCTCTTGAGATAGTCGATTTAGAACGGTCCAGGGTCTCGGATATATGCCCGATAGTTTCGCCTTGTTCATACATTAGGAATATTGTTTCTCGCTCATTCATGGTAAGATGTGTGTATGGATTCATAGTTTTCTCCTTCTAATAGTTGGTTGGTACATCTATTTTATAGGAAAACTATGGATCTTTTTTTATTTTATTATTGTTGTTGCACTTAAATTGTAAATTCGTCAGATATTAAAATTTTGAATATTAATTGATAGGCCCTATATGTATTTCCAACTAAAGCCCAAATTAGTAGTGTTGTAATGAAACCGTTGAAGTTAAATTCAATAGCCGATACTCAACCAATGAAATATGCAACTGTCACGAATGACCAATATAGAAACTTCTTACTGTCGTGATTCATCTTTCTCATCCTCTCTTAATTCATTTATCTCTACTCCTAATGCATCTGCTAGTCTAAATGATGCTTGCAGCCCTAAGTTCTTTCTTTCACCACTTGCCACCCTATATAATTGCGAGTGATTAATTTTACTTTCTTGAGATATTTGATGTATGGTTCGGTCTGTATTATTAATATAATCAATTAAACATTCTTGTATCCTACTCATTACTACCTCCATATAGTTGTAGATAACTTATCCACAACTATATGTTGTGTTATTTGTCATATGATGTTATAATCTTTATGACAATTAATTACTTAGAAAATGGTGATCCAACTCCCCGTGCTGGGGGACCATATATAGATTTTTGATGTCAAAATAAAAATGAAAGTGAGGTGAATAAATATGCCATACTACTTATGTAATAAAGATGTTGATAATAAAGGAAGACATGAAGTTCATACTAGAGATTGCTCTTTTAAACCTTCTGTTTCTAATTCAGTTGATTTTGGTTACTTTTCAAATTGCCAAGAAGCAATTAAGGCTATGAAGAGTGCGAACCCAAATCATGAATTTGATGGTTGTTATTATTGTTCTAATGCATGCCATAAAGGTTAATGATCACGCAAAACTTGTCTTCGATACATCTCATCTTGAAATCGTATGATTTCTTGCAACTTATCAACTTGGTCAAAGCTAGAATGTCCATTCACCAATTTAGAATGAAATTTTAGTAGATCTAACTTGATACTATGTTTTTTACCTTTCACTCGCCCTACTACCAATCATGTGGTAAATAGTGCGAGTGTTTTTATTTTCTTTTTCATACTAAATCCTCTCTTCTAAATACTTCTTATTTACTTTTCCACGTATTGTGATTTTGCCTTTTGCTGCTAATTCATCATTCAGTGATTTGATAATCTTATAAGCATGTGCTTGACTACATTCAAATATTTTCATGATGTCTTTGACGTTGTAGAATTCAGGCATTTCCATTTGTATCACCTTCTTCCAGAATATCTTCTATTGAAACTCCCAGATATTGAGCGACCCTGTATAACGTTATCGAATAAGGAGTCACCTTGTTCCACTTGGAAATTTGTCCATTTGATAATTCAAGGTCTTTTTCAATTCGATAAACGCTAACACCTTTCTCTTCAGCTATTTCTTTAATAGTGTCGTATAAATCCACTTTCTCACCATCTTCTCACGGAATAAAATATATAAATATTGACATATAACAGAATATATTCTATTATATAAGTGTGATAAATAACCCCACCGAATTCGCACAGGAATCCGGAGGAGTAACGACTTAACCGCTCTACCAAAGCGAATTTAGCCGTCTGTATTTGTGTACTTCTCAGGTACAAATACATATTATCACAGAATATATTCTATTGAAATAATAATATCAGAATAAATTCGGAGGGTAATATGAGAATTTATGATAAAGTCAAAGACCTTGCTAAAGCAAGAAATATTTCTATTGCAGAATTAGAAAGGCGTTTAGAATTATCGAATGGATCTATTTCTAAGTGGAATACATATATGCCAAACACTGAACCACTTCTAAAAGTGGCAAATTTTTTTGGTGTTTCTACTGATGAATTATTAGATAATGTCGATACCTCTAAAGAGAAATCACAAGGTTTACTAGCAGCACACATTGCTGATGATGTTACGCCTGAGGAAATGGAGGAGATACTAGACTATATTAATTACATTAAATCGAAAAGGTAGGGGATTATACTGAATGAGTTAGAAAAATTATGTCAAAGTATGACAATTTTGAATATATTTTTAAAGATGATATGCCCCTAAAGTTATTTGGTTATATTGATAATGAAACAATTTATATAAATAATAAAATTTCTTATGAAGATAAATTAGCGACTTTAATGGAAGAAATTGGACATTATCATATGACGGTTGGGGATATTGTAGACTACTCAGATATGAAAGAGAAATACAAAGCAAGATTATGGAGTTATGAGCAATTAATATCTGTTGATAAATTAAAGAAATATCGACATTCTTTTGATCCTGTTCATGATTATGAAATAGCTGAAGATTTCGGATTACCAGTTAACATAGTTGTTGACGCGATTAGAATGTACGTTGTGAAGGATAAGATTTAGGGAGGATAAATAGAAATGTCGAGAAAAACATATGAACCAAAAACAGAAAACTTTAATGCTAGATCGAACTCAATTGTGGATTTGGCTGACTTAGATTTACAGGAACGTGATTATGTAGAACGTAAAGTGTCAAATGATGCTAAGAAACCACTTGTAGCCTGGTTATTATGGTTCTTTTTAGCTAGTTTTGGAGGTCATAGATTTTACTTTGGAAAAATTGGTTCAGGGTTTGGGATGATTGCTGTGACGCTGTTTCTATCTAGTTGGATGTTTGGAATTCCAACAATTATTTGGTTCATATATGATGCATTCCAAATTAATAAATGGCTAGAACAAAGTAGAGAGAATGTTCGTGAAGATGCAGTCAGAACAGTGTTGTTGATGAGAAAATAAAAACAAAAAAAAGCCCTACCAGTCGGTTAGATTGGTAGGACGTTTATTGGTTAAATATATTATATCATATAGGAGGAGTTTTGATTATGAAGAAATTGGTTTTAGTTGGTTTATCTGTGTTTGCGTTAGCTGCTTGTGGGGCTAATGAATCTGAAAGTGCTGAAGAATCATCTACTTCAACTAGCCAAGAGGTAAGTGTTTCTGAAGAAAGCAGTACTGAAAGTGTAGCACCTGAAGAAACGACTTCTTCAGAATGGACGTTTGATGGCACTGTTGCAGAAATTGAGGATGTAAAAGTAGAAATCACTGATTATCATGTTATTCCTATTGGAGAACCAGGTAATGAATATGGTGAGTCACCAGTAATTGCTTTTTGGTACGATGCAACTAATAAGTCTGGAGATGATATCAATGCAATGTCAGCATGGATGGCTATTTTTACGGCAGTTCAAGACAATGACCCAAATGTTATAAATGAATTGGAAGTTGCTTCTTTACCTGATGAACAATACTTAGATAGTCAGATGGAAACAATTAAAGAAGGTGGAACAGTTTCTAACGCTTGGGGATATTACTTAACTGATGAAACTACACCAGTAACCCTAATTGCCACTCAAGGCATTATGGGCGAAGAAATTGGCCAACACAATTTTGAAATAGCGGAATAGCATATAGCAAAAAGACATCAGCCTATTCTTGGTCAGAGTAGGTGATCTCAAAGTTGTAAATTTAATATAGCGTAATTGGGAGGAATCAAATGAAAGACTATATTTATTTAGATACTGAGTTACTTAATTCAAACTTAGCTCAAGCATATGAAGGACTACCCATAAAATCATCTAATGAAGAACAACTTTCTAATAACAATTCTACTACATCTAATCATGATGTACATGGAGATGTAAGCGTAATGCCGGCCGGGGTAGGAACTTCATTTGGAGGAAAGATTAGTAATAGCGAATCTGAAGGTTTAACCGAGAGTCAAAAAGACGTATTAGAAAGTGCGTTTCATGATTATGCGGTCGACTTATTAATCGAAAAATTTAGTTCCAATGATGATTTAGTATCAAATAAATCCGAGTTGAAAGTTGGAGATATGTTTCAATTATCTGGAAATTTTAAAATAATTGATTTCGAATATCTTGCACAGGTTTCAGATATAACTGAAATTGAAGGCATTATTAACCCTGAACAAACAGAGTTTTATCAAATACAAGCTCAAATTAATTTGCTGTACAAGCAAAAAGGCAAAAATAATATTACACGTATTAAACAGTTAGAAAAACAAAGAGATGGTCTACTTGAAAAATTTTCTGAAAGTACTACCCCTTTTAAAATCATCAATGACTTAAGTGAATTCTCAAAAAAATTGTATCCTGAAACTATAATATTTAAAATGGACAACTTAATTATCTTACTTGATAAAAAATACTTAAGAAATAATGTTAGTCAAATTAATGCACTATCCTTTTCTAATAGAAAGGCAGTCATTTTAGGATTAACTATCTCAAAAGTAGACTCTGTATGGAGCCAAGATAAAAAAATAGAAGATATTCAACCAAATAACATTGGTTCAATTCCTTCTATAATTTCTGATATTATTCTATCGTCATTTGATTTAATTAGTGTTAATGACTACTACGTTAAGCCTATTGCTGTTTACTTCGAATAATTGATAATTTTTTATCATTATTTTCTCGCATTCTCTCGAGACGAATCTTTTTGTTATCCATCTCTATAGTATTTTTTTCTTTGAATAATTTATGTTCCTTAC encodes:
- a CDS encoding helix-turn-helix domain-containing protein, with the translated sequence MDLYDTIKEIAEEKGVSVYRIEKDLELSNGQISKWNKVTPYSITLYRVAQYLGVSIEDILEEGDTNGNA
- a CDS encoding DUF6414 family protein, giving the protein MKDYIYLDTELLNSNLAQAYEGLPIKSSNEEQLSNNNSTTSNHDVHGDVSVMPAGVGTSFGGKISNSESEGLTESQKDVLESAFHDYAVDLLIEKFSSNDDLVSNKSELKVGDMFQLSGNFKIIDFEYLAQVSDITEIEGIINPEQTEFYQIQAQINLLYKQKGKNNITRIKQLEKQRDGLLEKFSESTTPFKIINDLSEFSKKLYPETIIFKMDNLIILLDKKYLRNNVSQINALSFSNRKAVILGLTISKVDSVWSQDKKIEDIQPNNIGSIPSIISDIILSSFDLISVNDYYVKPIAVYFE
- a CDS encoding helix-turn-helix domain-containing protein, which gives rise to MRIYDKVKDLAKARNISIAELERRLELSNGSISKWNTYMPNTEPLLKVANFFGVSTDELLDNVDTSKEKSQGLLAAHIADDVTPEEMEEILDYINYIKSKR
- a CDS encoding ImmA/IrrE family metallo-endopeptidase, translating into MSKYDNFEYIFKDDMPLKLFGYIDNETIYINNKISYEDKLATLMEEIGHYHMTVGDIVDYSDMKEKYKARLWSYEQLISVDKLKKYRHSFDPVHDYEIAEDFGLPVNIVVDAIRMYVVKDKI
- a CDS encoding DUF5067 domain-containing protein, whose translation is MKKLVLVGLSVFALAACGANESESAEESSTSTSQEVSVSEESSTESVAPEETTSSEWTFDGTVAEIEDVKVEITDYHVIPIGEPGNEYGESPVIAFWYDATNKSGDDINAMSAWMAIFTAVQDNDPNVINELEVASLPDEQYLDSQMETIKEGGTVSNAWGYYLTDETTPVTLIATQGIMGEEIGQHNFEIAE
- a CDS encoding TM2 domain-containing protein, with translation MSRKTYEPKTENFNARSNSIVDLADLDLQERDYVERKVSNDAKKPLVAWLLWFFLASFGGHRFYFGKIGSGFGMIAVTLFLSSWMFGIPTIIWFIYDAFQINKWLEQSRENVREDAVRTVLLMRK
- a CDS encoding IS30 family transposase, translating into MNPYTHLTMNERETIFLMYEQGETIGHISETLDRSKSTISRELHRNSNKDGSYSPSTAHGEYKRRKQLCGRHRTLDKDSIFQLVKRLFLNEQWSPEQISGRLNLENAKNKISYNTIYRAIYRGDFDEPGLSTGNRGAIRKLRHRGKTRHSKNHVERRGKIPISNTIHERPDSANERTEIGHWEADTVAGQTGKACLVTLVDRKSRLLLIGKSEKKASKPVVDQMIKLLQGIDSDFCKTITPDRGKEFSQHARLTEELNNTQIYFPDPHAPWQRGSNENTNGLLREYSPKGVDLTDATDEEIQGWATKLNTRPKKCLNWKTPYEIFYKTVLHLI